The following coding sequences lie in one Bremerella alba genomic window:
- a CDS encoding ATP-dependent nuclease gives MTDLTNYALKFANIKCIGDEPQGFDTIKPINIIIGRNNSGKSTLLDLFPALTRASYEPDARLSRQTDSPPIAKISIRLTAELLGPHFPHLATGSPYSHTNFHDAWTFAEKYLVGKQATFDFKGMDAERADIAIEGEAEFRKYFNEWGQNDYKRRISQAIPNPFENFTFHRISPERSLKAEQDQNSKVHENGDGGTNEIQRFLNKDGLPPDLVSQWLLRMLNSIVTPDAEFTQIVTRQIDKAGKWEVFLREEKKGLIPLSKSGHGLQTIILVLVHTLLKIYPDKDHSKHIFAFEELENNLHPALLRRLLDYIRRLAINSRGTFFITTHSHVVIDMFRRDENAQIIHVVNDGHSATCRTLTTYIEHGNVLDDLDVRASDILQANCVIWVEGPSDRIYLNRWIELASNGELREGTHYQCVFYGGRLLAHLSGKLPDDEGDDAVKILTLNRRACVVMDSDKRTKDQAIGKTKERIVDEIAKVGGLTWITAGKEVENYVPAKVIEQALGLEKSFVITPYADVFSRLDKVEKGVGKRERDRKPLFAERVAEALTVDNWKHLDLENRLGELCEKIHFWNGNRE, from the coding sequence ATGACCGACCTTACCAACTACGCCCTCAAGTTTGCCAATATAAAATGCATAGGGGATGAGCCGCAGGGTTTCGATACAATTAAACCCATCAATATCATCATTGGCCGAAACAACTCAGGGAAATCAACTCTACTAGATCTTTTTCCGGCCCTAACTCGCGCGAGTTATGAACCTGATGCGCGACTATCTAGGCAAACAGACTCCCCTCCTATTGCAAAGATTTCCATAAGGCTCACTGCGGAATTGCTTGGCCCTCACTTTCCACACTTGGCCACGGGTTCGCCATATTCTCACACAAATTTCCACGACGCTTGGACTTTTGCCGAGAAGTACCTAGTTGGCAAACAGGCGACCTTCGACTTCAAAGGAATGGACGCCGAAAGGGCCGACATAGCGATTGAAGGCGAAGCAGAGTTTAGGAAGTATTTTAACGAATGGGGGCAAAACGACTACAAACGTCGGATTTCACAAGCGATACCGAACCCCTTTGAGAACTTCACCTTTCACCGAATCAGCCCTGAACGCTCACTTAAAGCAGAACAAGATCAAAACAGCAAAGTCCACGAAAACGGCGATGGAGGAACAAATGAAATTCAACGATTCCTAAACAAGGATGGTTTACCTCCGGACCTTGTTTCGCAATGGCTACTCCGGATGCTCAACAGCATTGTCACACCTGATGCAGAGTTCACTCAAATCGTAACACGACAGATTGATAAGGCCGGGAAGTGGGAAGTCTTTTTACGCGAAGAGAAGAAAGGCTTAATCCCACTCTCAAAATCAGGCCATGGCCTGCAAACTATCATCTTGGTCCTAGTACACACTTTACTCAAAATTTATCCCGACAAAGATCATTCCAAGCACATATTCGCATTTGAAGAGCTGGAAAACAATCTCCACCCCGCCTTACTTCGACGACTGCTTGATTACATTCGAAGGTTAGCGATTAACTCACGCGGCACCTTTTTCATCACAACTCACTCCCATGTAGTCATTGATATGTTTCGCCGGGATGAAAATGCCCAAATTATTCACGTCGTAAACGATGGGCATAGTGCTACATGCCGGACGCTAACCACGTACATTGAACACGGGAACGTTCTAGATGACCTAGACGTACGTGCCAGTGATATTCTTCAAGCGAACTGCGTAATCTGGGTCGAAGGTCCTTCAGATCGCATTTACTTGAATCGCTGGATCGAACTTGCCTCCAATGGTGAACTAAGGGAAGGAACTCACTATCAGTGCGTATTTTACGGTGGAAGGCTACTAGCGCATCTGTCAGGCAAGCTGCCAGATGATGAAGGCGATGATGCAGTGAAGATTCTTACGCTGAATCGCAGGGCCTGCGTAGTCATGGACAGCGACAAGCGAACGAAAGATCAAGCGATAGGCAAGACGAAAGAACGGATTGTGGATGAGATCGCGAAGGTTGGTGGTCTTACCTGGATTACCGCAGGCAAAGAAGTTGAAAACTATGTTCCCGCGAAGGTCATTGAGCAAGCATTAGGGCTTGAAAAGTCCTTCGTCATTACCCCATATGCAGATGTCTTCAGCCGCTTAGACAAAGTTGAGAAGGGTGTAGGAAAGCGTGAGCGAGATCGAAAGCCCTTGTTTGCGGAAAGGGTCGCAGAGGCACTGACAGTTGACAACTGGAAGCACCTTGACCTTGAAAATCGACTTGGCGAGCTATGCGAGAAGATTCACTTTTGGAATGGGAACCGTGAATAG
- a CDS encoding helix-turn-helix domain-containing protein yields MSDDPLLTVTQVADLLTTSTATVRRWLGKGELPGMKLRKQWRVRKSDAEGMLTGQDKQDKEAAKSKLEVSEDQSHIAYLESLGIKVR; encoded by the coding sequence ATGAGCGATGACCCACTATTGACCGTTACTCAAGTTGCTGACCTTCTCACCACGTCTACGGCTACCGTGCGTCGTTGGCTTGGCAAGGGCGAGCTTCCAGGAATGAAGCTTAGGAAGCAATGGCGCGTTCGCAAGTCGGACGCTGAAGGCATGCTGACAGGGCAGGACAAGCAAGACAAAGAAGCGGCAAAGTCGAAGCTTGAAGTGAGTGAAGATCAAAGTCACATTGCCTATCTTGAAAGCTTGGGCATCAAAGTCAGGTGA